In Maniola jurtina chromosome 2, ilManJurt1.1, whole genome shotgun sequence, the following proteins share a genomic window:
- the LOC123872273 gene encoding uncharacterized protein LOC123872273: protein MDNEIRNERIGPLPGGRQGAPGAGAGRGSMRAASATSRPALPPSRSTYPSSPPDGLAPTGSTRAQSSAPAAGGVRRMRWTSLMNENVMRAYYRATGGETGRTGYRAAMYREFLLLEPNLTVTEQNLADRARYIQRSNIFNATELERLRREAVPEVSAPTAEQIVSQAAPVREETITTSQDLPVEEDTEGTVSLDIERMRGILEEAISEIRSAPLENRPRLSRLTLNVATRDVIEAINKMLPQHLESSTGLGDTASILFGAALAVHRFIGTKTLGPRRAAATRHSAEPAWKRRIEHRITLARVLIGRLQSFRSGNARPRIVRSVRVAFNGCGVRLDQPDIAQKLTERIDDLKQKIAAWGNRIRRYSARVERFQQNRLFSSDQKRFYKRLECPAVCSTSQRPDPADLVTFWRGVWSREVEHEEGPWIAAVEEACARIEPMSPVAISAEDVAGAASGLSPYRIEDYVMVKFNIYLHIYILDDLSRK, encoded by the exons ATGGATAACGAAATAAGGAATGAGCGAATAGGGCCGCTGCCTGGGGGTCGCCAGGGCGCGCCTGGAGCTGGCGCTGGGCGTGGCAGCATGCGGGCCGCCAGTGCCACCAGTCGACCGGCGCTGCCACCTAGCCGGTCGACATATCCATCATCCCCACCAGATGGCTTGGCTCCGACAGGGTCCACCAGGGCCCAATCTTCGGCGCCCGCCGCTGGTGGTGTACGCCGCATGCGCTGGACTTCTCTCATGAACGAGAATGTCATGCGTGCGTACTACAGGGCGACAGGAGGGGAAACCGGACGGACTGGCTACCGAGCGGCAATGTACCGCGAGTTCCTGCTGCTCGAGCCGAACTTAACTGTCACGGAACAAAACCTGGCAGACCGGGCTCGGTATATTCAGCGTTCTAACATCTTCAACGCTACCGAGCTCGAACGATTACGACGTGAGGCTGTCCCGGAAGTCTCAGCACCTACCGCAGAGCAAATCGTCTCCCAGGCGGCGCCTGTCCGCGAGGAGACAATTACCACGTCACAAGATTTGCCTGTGGAGGAAGACACTGAGGGAACAGTCTCCCTTGATATAGAGCGGATGAGAGGGATTCTCGAAGAGGCGATTTCTGAAATCCGGAGCGCTCCTCTAGAGAATCGTCCGCGGCTCTCCCGACTTACACTAAATGTAGCGACGCGGGATGTCATTGAGGCCATAAACAAAATGCTGCCACAACATCTGGAGAGCAGCACTGGCCTGGGTGATACGGCTTCTATTCTCTTCGGAGCGGCGCTAGCCGTGCACCGATTCATCGGTACCAAGACTCTGGGGCCGCGGCGTGCTGCTGCTACAAGGCACAGCGCGGAACCAGCCTGGAAGAGGAGAATAGAACACCGTATCACTCTGGCTAGAGTcctcattggcagactgcaaagcTTCAGGTCGGGCAACGCTAGGCCAAGGATTGTGCGCTCTGTTAGAGTTGCGTTTAACGGGTGTGGGGTCAGGTTGGACCAGCCTGACATCGCGCAAAAGCTAACAGAGCGCATCGACGACCTGAAGCAGAAAATCGCTGCATGGGGGAACCGCATCCGACGATACTCGGCAAGGGTTgagcgatttcagcaaaatcgtctCTTCTCGAGTGATCAGAAAAGGTTCTACAAAAGACTGGAGTGCCCAGCAGTCTGTTCTACCTCTCAGCGACCGGACCCGGCCGACCTAGTCACCTTCTGGCGGGGGGTGTGGTCGAGAGAGGTGGAACATGAGGAGGGCCCTTGGATTGCGGCGGTAGAGGAAGCATGTGCCAGAATAGAACCGATGAGCCCGGTTGCCATCTCTGCGGAGGATGTAGCTGGTGCA gCATCAGGGCTCTCCCCTTACAGAATTGAAGATTATGTTATGGTGAAgtttaatatatacctacatatatacatactagaTGACCTCTCTCGGAAATAG